In Alkaliphilus flagellatus, one DNA window encodes the following:
- a CDS encoding TerD family protein translates to MAISLKKGEKVDLTKGNPGLSKVVVGLGWDTNKYDGGNAFDLDAAAFLLGSDGKVSGDHDFIFYNNLKDKSGSITHLGDNLTGEGDGDDEQIQIELSKVPASIERIAFTVTIHDGEERAQNFGQVSNAFIRVFKEETGEELIRYDLGEDFSIETALVVGELYRHQGEWKFNAIGSGFQGGLFALCRNFGVNVG, encoded by the coding sequence ATGGCTATTAGTTTAAAAAAAGGTGAAAAGGTAGATTTGACTAAGGGAAATCCAGGGTTATCTAAGGTTGTAGTAGGTCTTGGATGGGATACAAATAAGTATGATGGAGGCAATGCTTTTGATCTAGATGCTGCAGCATTTCTTTTAGGAAGTGATGGTAAAGTGAGTGGAGATCATGATTTTATTTTTTATAATAATTTAAAGGATAAGTCTGGATCTATTACTCATTTAGGAGATAACCTTACTGGTGAAGGTGATGGAGATGATGAGCAAATACAAATAGAATTATCTAAGGTTCCTGCCAGTATAGAGCGTATTGCATTTACTGTAACTATCCATGATGGAGAAGAACGTGCCCAAAACTTTGGACAAGTATCCAATGCTTTTATACGTGTATTCAAAGAAGAAACTGGAGAAGAATTAATTAGATACGATTTAGGGGAAGACTTTAGCATCGAAACTGCTTTAGTTGTAGGCGAACTATATAGACATCAAGGAGAATGGAAGTTTAATGCTATCGGAAGTGGTTTCCAAGGTGGTCTCTTTGCCCTTTGTAGGAATTTTGGAGTAAACGTAGGATAA
- a CDS encoding TIGR00266 family protein, translating into MKYEILYGNAFPIVKINLQKGERIKAESDAMVSMSSTIDLDGKLEGGLFKGLGRMLAGEKFFFQTLAANRGPGEALLAPSVPGGVVDVELDGSYGLCVQKDGFLAASDSISVDTQMQNLTRGLFSGEGFFILKVRGTGTVFINSYGAIHPINLEAGEEVVIDNSHLVAWPDYMQYNIEKASSGWISSWTSGESLVCRFRGPGTVLIQTRNPRGFGAWIRQFIPTSGK; encoded by the coding sequence ATGAAATATGAAATCTTGTATGGAAACGCTTTTCCAATTGTAAAGATAAATTTGCAAAAGGGAGAAAGAATAAAAGCAGAATCCGATGCTATGGTGTCTATGTCAAGTACAATTGATTTAGATGGAAAGCTAGAGGGTGGGCTTTTTAAAGGTTTAGGTAGAATGCTTGCGGGAGAAAAGTTTTTCTTTCAAACTCTTGCGGCAAATAGAGGACCTGGTGAAGCACTACTTGCACCTTCTGTTCCTGGTGGAGTTGTAGATGTAGAGCTAGATGGAAGCTACGGCCTATGTGTGCAAAAGGATGGATTTTTAGCAGCTTCAGACTCTATATCTGTTGATACTCAAATGCAGAACCTAACAAGAGGACTTTTTTCTGGGGAAGGTTTCTTCATACTAAAGGTACGTGGTACAGGTACGGTTTTTATTAACTCCTATGGGGCTATACATCCGATTAACTTAGAAGCAGGAGAAGAGGTAGTAATAGATAATAGTCACTTAGTAGCTTGGCCAGACTATATGCAATATAATATAGAGAAGGCTTCTTCAGGATGGATATCCAGCTGGACATCTGGTGAAAGCTTAGTATGTAGATTTAGAGGTCCTGGAACAGTGCTAATTCAAACTAGAAATCCTAGAGGTTTTGGTGCATGGATTAGACAATTTATACCAACATCAGGTAAATAA
- a CDS encoding TerD family protein, with protein MTISLQKGQRVDLTKGNAGLSQIMIGLGWDPVEQKKGGLFGGLLGGGKAPEIDCDASVLMLDENNKLVSNKNLIYFGNLRSSCGSVWHTGDNLTGDGDGDDEEIIAVLGQIPANIHKLLFVVNIYDCIRRKQDFGMIENAFIRIVNMSNKQELIRYNLTENYGGKTALMVGEIYRHGSEWKFGAIGEGTQDTSLGEIIKKF; from the coding sequence ATGACAATTAGTTTACAAAAGGGACAAAGAGTAGATTTGACAAAGGGAAATGCTGGATTATCTCAAATAATGATAGGACTAGGCTGGGACCCAGTTGAGCAAAAAAAAGGTGGACTTTTTGGTGGACTTTTAGGTGGTGGCAAGGCTCCTGAAATAGATTGTGACGCTTCTGTATTAATGCTAGATGAAAATAATAAATTGGTATCAAATAAAAATCTAATCTATTTTGGTAATTTAAGAAGCAGCTGTGGAAGTGTATGGCATACTGGAGATAATTTAACTGGAGACGGAGATGGAGACGACGAGGAAATTATCGCGGTTCTTGGCCAAATACCTGCAAATATACATAAGCTTCTATTTGTTGTAAATATTTATGATTGTATTAGACGAAAACAAGATTTTGGAATGATAGAAAATGCTTTTATTCGTATAGTTAATATGAGTAACAAACAAGAGCTAATTAGGTATAACCTAACAGAGAACTACGGTGGAAAAACGGCACTAATGGTTGGAGAAATATATAGACACGGCAGTGAGTGGAAATTCGGAGCTATTGGAGAGGGGACCCAAGATACTTCCTTGGGAGAAATTATTAAAAAGTTCTAA
- a CDS encoding TerD family protein, whose product MTINLSKGQRIDLTKTNPGLKKAIIGLGWDTNKYSGGYDFDLDASAFLVGADDKVVNEKDFVFYNNLQGANGSVIHTGDNRTGEGEGDDEQLVIVFDKVPEHVHKIAITVTIHDALQRAQNFGQVSNAFVRLVNEETNEEVLRYDLAEEFSIETAIVVCEIYRHGGEWKFSAVGSGFQGGLAALCANYGLQVG is encoded by the coding sequence ATGACAATTAATTTATCTAAGGGTCAAAGAATAGACTTAACTAAAACTAATCCTGGACTTAAAAAGGCTATTATAGGATTAGGATGGGATACAAACAAATATTCTGGAGGATATGATTTTGATTTAGATGCTTCTGCCTTTTTAGTAGGAGCTGACGACAAAGTAGTTAATGAAAAGGATTTTGTTTTCTATAACAACCTGCAAGGAGCTAATGGGTCAGTTATCCATACTGGAGATAATAGGACAGGTGAAGGAGAAGGAGATGACGAACAACTAGTGATAGTTTTCGACAAGGTTCCAGAACATGTACATAAGATTGCAATTACAGTTACTATACATGATGCATTGCAGAGAGCTCAAAACTTTGGACAAGTCTCTAATGCTTTCGTTCGATTAGTAAACGAAGAGACTAATGAAGAAGTATTGAGGTATGATTTAGCAGAGGAGTTCTCTATAGAAACAGCTATAGTAGTATGTGAGATATATCGTCATGGTGGTGAATGGAAGTTTAGTGCTGTTGGAAGCGGATTTCAAGGTGGACTAGCTGCACTTTGTGCCAACTATGGATTACAGGTAGGTTAA
- a CDS encoding HpcH/HpaI aldolase/citrate lyase family protein, with protein sequence MKYFNYLSEQEIKDLFYKEPQNFTKNEDKDILSYALGATLYMPGIRDRIGTDIIEKKIKGIMSVIICLEDSVGDSTVENGLKNVIIQLKKIDDALKEGNILEEEVPLIFIRIRNLEQIKSISMALGEKINLLAGFVIPKFSYINGEDYFKEIENLNSKWNTSLYVMPVLETKDILYLDNRLEYLKNLKELFDKYKHLILNIRIGATDFSSLFGIRRNINNAIYDISVIRDCLSSIINIFGRYEDNYAISGPVWEYFTKNTGDENYYLQEPIAGLIKEGKLDKENGLFGKTVIHPSQIIPIQSLQVVTYEEYMDAYAIIYNENENNGVVSSIYKNKMNEVKPHLNWAKKIIKKSYIYGVYNENKCYKDLLARK encoded by the coding sequence TTGAAATATTTTAATTATCTATCAGAGCAAGAAATAAAAGACCTTTTTTATAAAGAACCACAAAATTTTACAAAAAATGAAGACAAGGATATATTATCCTATGCCCTCGGAGCAACACTATATATGCCAGGTATAAGAGATAGGATAGGGACAGATATTATAGAAAAAAAGATAAAGGGTATAATGTCTGTAATTATTTGCCTTGAAGATTCTGTAGGAGATAGTACTGTTGAAAATGGATTAAAAAATGTAATTATCCAATTAAAAAAAATAGATGATGCATTGAAAGAAGGAAATATATTAGAGGAAGAAGTACCACTTATTTTTATAAGAATTAGAAACCTAGAGCAAATTAAGTCTATTTCCATGGCTTTAGGAGAAAAAATAAATCTATTAGCTGGTTTTGTTATTCCTAAGTTTTCTTATATTAACGGAGAAGATTATTTTAAGGAGATAGAAAATCTAAATAGCAAATGGAATACTTCATTATATGTTATGCCTGTACTTGAAACTAAGGATATTTTATATTTAGACAATAGATTGGAGTATCTTAAAAATTTGAAAGAGTTATTCGATAAATATAAACACTTAATATTAAATATTCGTATTGGAGCAACTGATTTTTCAAGTTTGTTTGGTATAAGAAGAAATATTAATAATGCGATATATGATATTTCTGTTATTAGAGATTGCTTAAGTAGTATTATTAATATATTTGGAAGATATGAAGATAATTATGCAATATCAGGACCAGTATGGGAGTATTTTACTAAAAACACAGGTGATGAAAACTACTATTTGCAAGAGCCTATAGCAGGATTAATTAAGGAAGGAAAGCTGGATAAAGAAAACGGATTATTTGGAAAAACCGTAATACATCCTAGCCAAATAATTCCTATCCAATCACTTCAAGTAGTTACTTACGAAGAATATATGGATGCCTATGCAATTATATATAATGAAAATGAAAATAACGGTGTAGTTAGTAGCATATATAAAAACAAAATGAATGAAGTTAAGCCTCACTTAAATTGGGCCAAAAAGATAATCAAAAAATCATATATTTATGGGGTGTACAATGAAAACAAATGTTACAAAGACCTATTGGCAAGAAAGTAA